Proteins encoded in a region of the Patescibacteria group bacterium genome:
- a CDS encoding NifU family protein has product MKEEVRKILEKIRPSLQMDGGDVELVEVDEKKGIVKVRLQGSCSHCPMSQMTLKMGIEAELKKEVKGVKEVMAV; this is encoded by the coding sequence ATGAAAGAGGAAGTAAGAAAAATACTTGAAAAAATACGGCCTTCATTGCAAATGGATGGGGGTGATGTTGAATTAGTGGAGGTTGATGAGAAAAAGGGGATTGTTAAAGTGCGATTGCAAGGTTCTTGTTCACATTGCCCAATGTCGCAAATGACTTTGAAAATGGGGATTGAGGCAGAACTTAAAAAGGAAGTTAAGGGAGTAAAAGAAGTTATGGCAGTTTAA
- a CDS encoding iron-sulfur cluster assembly scaffold protein: MQYTEILMDHFKNPRNQGEIEKPDGVGDVGNPVCGDMMKIYIRVGKNTQGEEVLEDIKFQTLGCGAAIASSSMLTELAKGQKLEDALNITREQIAEKLGGLPKEKIHCSVLAAEGLKKAVANYRGEKFEETHEEEHVDSEEKC; this comes from the coding sequence ATGCAATACACAGAAATTTTAATGGATCATTTTAAAAATCCACGTAATCAGGGCGAAATTGAAAAACCCGATGGCGTGGGTGATGTTGGTAATCCAGTTTGCGGAGACATGATGAAGATTTATATTAGGGTTGGAAAAAATACCCAAGGCGAAGAAGTATTGGAAGATATAAAATTTCAGACACTGGGCTGTGGCGCTGCCATTGCCTCATCTTCAATGTTAACTGAATTAGCCAAGGGCCAGAAATTAGAAGATGCTTTAAATATTACTCGCGAGCAGATTGCGGAAAAGTTAGGTGGTTTACCTAAGGAAAAAATACATTGCTCTGTTTTGGCTGCTGAAGGCTTGAAAAAGGCTGTGGCTAATTATAGAGGAGAAAAATTTGAGGAAACTCATGAGGAGGAGCATGTTGATTCTGAAGAAAAGTGTTAA
- a CDS encoding cysteine desulfurase family protein, whose product MQKIYLDHSATTPLDPAVLKKMQPYLTDVFGNASSVHSFGQEAMKGVDWAREQLSKLFGCKIKEVIFTSGATESNNLALRGLVMAFRKKDDKKYHIITSKIEHPAILETCQALAKEGLVELTYIGVNKLGLVEVEEIKKVIKDNTILVSIMYVNNETGVIQPIREVGKMLEKVNKSQKAKKPESQKPGLGQGGLNDVYNKIYFHTDAVQAVNYCKMQADYLGADLITISGHKIYGPKGIGALYIKEGTPIKSITFGGHQEYNIRPGTYNVPGIVGLGAAVELVNNQSPIINDKIRELRDKLIAGIKKEIPDIQINGDLENRLPSNANVSFLNAEGESMLLMLDMEGIAISTGSACASGSLEPSHVLRAMNIPAETCHASLRFTLGKGTTEKEIDKVLEVLPKIVERLRKMSPIKK is encoded by the coding sequence ATGCAAAAAATATATTTAGATCATTCTGCGACTACGCCGCTTGATCCCGCGGTCTTGAAAAAAATGCAGCCGTATTTGACTGATGTTTTTGGCAATGCGTCTTCAGTGCATTCTTTTGGTCAGGAAGCCATGAAAGGCGTTGATTGGGCGAGAGAACAGCTAAGTAAATTATTTGGCTGTAAAATTAAAGAAGTGATTTTTACATCTGGCGCGACTGAAAGCAATAATTTAGCTTTGCGTGGGTTAGTTATGGCCTTCCGAAAAAAAGATGATAAAAAATATCACATTATAACTTCAAAAATTGAGCATCCTGCTATTTTAGAAACATGCCAGGCTTTGGCCAAAGAAGGTTTGGTTGAGCTGACTTATATTGGAGTAAATAAATTAGGTTTGGTTGAAGTTGAGGAAATTAAAAAGGTGATTAAAGATAATACAATATTAGTTTCTATCATGTACGTTAATAATGAAACAGGCGTGATTCAGCCGATTCGGGAAGTTGGGAAAATGTTGGAAAAGGTTAATAAAAGCCAAAAAGCCAAGAAGCCAGAAAGCCAGAAGCCTGGCCTCGGCCAAGGCGGGCTAAATGACGTTTATAATAAAATTTATTTTCACACTGATGCGGTTCAGGCAGTTAATTATTGCAAAATGCAGGCCGACTATTTAGGCGCTGATCTAATTACTATTTCCGGCCATAAAATTTACGGGCCAAAAGGCATTGGCGCTTTATATATAAAAGAGGGTACGCCAATTAAATCAATTACTTTTGGCGGTCATCAGGAATATAATATCAGGCCAGGGACTTATAATGTGCCTGGAATTGTTGGCTTGGGAGCGGCTGTTGAGCTCGTCAATAATCAATCGCCAATAATAAATGACAAAATTAGGGAGTTAAGGGATAAATTGATCGCAGGTATTAAAAAGGAAATTCCTGATATTCAGATTAATGGTGATTTGGAAAATCGTTTGCCGAGCAACGCTAATGTAAGTTTTTTAAATGCTGAAGGCGAAAGCATGCTCTTAATGTTAGACATGGAGGGCATTGCTATTTCAACTGGTTCAGCCTGTGCTTCTGGATCTTTGGAGCCCTCGCATGTTTTACGAGCAATGAACATTCCAGCAGAAACCTGCCATGCCTCCTTGCGTTTTACTTTGGGTAAGGGGACAACTGAAAAGGAAATTGATAAGGTGCTTGAAGTATTGCCAAAGATTGTGGAGCGGCTGCGTAAAATGTCTCCTATAAAAAAATAA
- the rpmA gene encoding 50S ribosomal protein L27, with protein MSHKKAGGSTALGRDSQGKRLGVKLYAGQKVKAGNIIVRQRGTKIRPGQNVMVGRDYTLFAVANGIIKFTEKKVKKFNGDLIKTKFVHVLPAIK; from the coding sequence ATGTCACATAAAAAAGCAGGCGGCTCCACAGCCTTAGGCCGCGATTCACAAGGCAAAAGATTAGGCGTTAAATTATATGCTGGCCAGAAAGTTAAAGCTGGCAATATTATTGTGCGCCAAAGAGGAACCAAGATCAGACCAGGCCAAAATGTCATGGTTGGCAGAGATTATACTTTATTTGCCGTGGCCAATGGCATTATTAAATTTACAGAAAAAAAAGTAAAGAAATTCAATGGTGATCTGATTAAGACCAAATTTGTCCACGTCCTTCCAGCAATCAAATAA
- the murG gene encoding undecaprenyldiphospho-muramoylpentapeptide beta-N-acetylglucosaminyltransferase, translating into MRIIFSGGGTMGSVAPLVGIYEELKQKDPSLEVLWLGTKTGPEKNFLVNYQIPFKPIISGKLRQYFSLANIFTPLLVFLGTVQAIFILRKFKPEVVVTAGSFISVPVFYAARILRIPRFVHQQDLEIGLANKIMAKKATAITVAFGDSLQYFDVKKTFHIGNPVRSEIFGGSRQKAMEFFKLNPNLKTILILGGGTGSQTINQMVLETIGNLSENFQVLHITGQGKGISQFFGDYYNHQTNNRLEERYRAYEFLNQEIFDAYAAADLVVSRAGFSTLTELSVLGKPALVIPLPGHQELNAQYFAKYNAVKVLNQNNLTPQTFSEAILYLINNPGELITLSRNISTLIDKDAGKRYVDLIYKVLGKS; encoded by the coding sequence ATGAGAATTATTTTTTCAGGTGGGGGAACAATGGGTTCTGTGGCTCCTTTAGTCGGTATTTACGAAGAATTAAAACAAAAAGATCCAAGTCTTGAGGTCTTATGGCTGGGAACCAAAACAGGACCTGAAAAAAATTTTTTAGTCAATTATCAAATTCCTTTTAAACCGATAATCAGCGGCAAACTAAGGCAATATTTTAGTTTAGCCAATATCTTTACTCCACTTTTGGTTTTTTTAGGTACTGTCCAGGCCATATTTATTTTGCGGAAATTTAAACCTGAAGTAGTGGTGACAGCTGGCAGTTTTATTTCTGTGCCAGTTTTCTACGCTGCCAGGATTTTGAGAATTCCGCGTTTTGTCCATCAGCAAGATTTAGAGATTGGTTTGGCGAATAAAATAATGGCCAAGAAAGCCACGGCGATTACAGTTGCTTTTGGCGATTCCTTGCAATATTTTGATGTTAAAAAAACTTTTCATATCGGCAATCCTGTGCGCTCTGAAATTTTTGGCGGCAGCAGGCAAAAAGCCATGGAATTTTTTAAGCTCAATCCTAATTTAAAAACTATTTTGATTTTAGGCGGGGGTACTGGATCTCAAACTATTAATCAAATGGTTTTAGAAACAATCGGAAATTTATCTGAGAATTTTCAGGTTCTCCATATTACCGGCCAAGGCAAAGGGATAAGTCAGTTTTTTGGAGATTATTATAACCACCAGACAAACAATCGGCTTGAAGAACGTTATAGGGCTTATGAATTTTTAAATCAAGAAATTTTTGATGCATATGCTGCAGCTGATTTGGTGGTCAGCCGCGCTGGATTTTCAACTCTGACTGAATTATCTGTTTTGGGCAAACCGGCGTTAGTAATACCTTTGCCAGGCCACCAGGAATTAAACGCCCAATATTTTGCCAAATATAACGCGGTCAAAGTTTTAAATCAAAATAATTTAACTCCCCAAACTTTTTCCGAAGCTATTTTATATTTAATAAACAACCCTGGAGAATTAATTACCTTATCGCGCAATATCTCAACTTTAATTGATAAAGACGCGGGAAAAAGGTATGTGGATTTAATCTATAAGGTGCTAGGTAAATCTTAA
- a CDS encoding FkbM family methyltransferase has translation MKLNNFQFNNKDFAIYTRSQADKSIMKEIFELREYKEVEAIIKSAKHPIIDAGAQAGFFVLYCRALNQEVKILAIEPDENNLELLNQHLEINQIKNVEVIPAALAGKNGLRDFFISNDTHNHGLFKILVPKINRVSKVKTFSLDDLLEEQGIEKVGLLKLDIEGAEFEVLENFIHWEKIKNIALEYHDFNGFKHQEIEKILAENGFKVKIRSSKFEQNLGFIFGLK, from the coding sequence ATGAAATTAAATAATTTTCAATTTAACAATAAAGATTTTGCAATTTATACTCGCAGCCAGGCGGATAAAAGCATAATGAAAGAAATTTTTGAATTGCGGGAATATAAAGAAGTTGAAGCAATTATTAAGTCAGCCAAACATCCAATCATAGACGCAGGAGCGCAGGCTGGCTTTTTTGTTTTGTACTGCAGGGCTTTAAATCAAGAAGTTAAAATTCTGGCCATTGAACCTGATGAGAATAATTTGGAATTACTTAATCAGCATTTGGAAATTAATCAAATTAAAAATGTTGAGGTGATACCAGCTGCGCTGGCTGGCAAAAATGGTTTGCGGGATTTTTTTATTTCAAATGATACTCATAACCATGGGCTATTTAAAATTTTGGTACCAAAGATAAATAGGGTCAGTAAAGTTAAAACTTTTAGTTTGGATGATTTATTGGAGGAGCAGGGAATTGAGAAGGTTGGTTTATTAAAATTAGATATTGAAGGCGCGGAATTTGAAGTATTAGAAAATTTTATTCATTGGGAGAAAATAAAAAACATTGCTTTGGAATACCACGATTTTAATGGTTTTAAGCATCAAGAAATAGAAAAGATTTTGGCAGAAAATGGTTTTAAAGTGAAAATAAGAAGTTCAAAGTTTGAGCAGAATTTAGGGTTTATTTTCGGTTTGAAATAA
- a CDS encoding sugar phosphate nucleotidyltransferase, with protein MDAIILAGGKGNRMEDVLPKALVKVKDKAILAYQLDYLLNSKKIEKIVLSLGYKAEEIIDYVKKNYPTQPIDFAVENEPLGTAGAFKLALQKTNADYVLGLNGDDITDIDLGKLGENYYNTICVAHLRLLFGLIKERDGYAIFEEKPMLSDWVSCGWYLFKREDLMPVLPDKGSLEYEVFPKLKLKLFKHEGFWRALNTKKDLIEFETEELPEVLQ; from the coding sequence ATGGATGCCATAATTTTAGCCGGAGGCAAAGGCAATCGCATGGAGGATGTTTTGCCAAAGGCACTTGTTAAGGTAAAAGATAAAGCAATCTTAGCTTATCAGCTGGATTATCTTTTGAATTCAAAAAAGATTGAAAAAATTGTCTTATCATTAGGGTATAAGGCTGAGGAAATTATTGATTATGTAAAAAAAAATTATCCCACACAGCCAATTGATTTTGCAGTTGAAAATGAGCCGTTGGGCACAGCTGGAGCATTTAAACTCGCATTACAAAAAACTAACGCTGATTATGTCCTTGGTTTAAATGGCGATGATATTACTGATATTGATTTGGGAAAATTGGGAGAAAATTATTATAATACAATTTGCGTGGCACATCTGCGCTTGCTTTTTGGCTTGATAAAAGAAAGAGATGGTTATGCGATTTTTGAGGAAAAGCCAATGCTAAGTGATTGGGTTAGTTGCGGCTGGTATCTATTTAAAAGAGAAGATTTAATGCCAGTTTTGCCAGATAAGGGCAGTTTGGAATATGAAGTATTCCCCAAATTAAAATTAAAACTTTTTAAACACGAAGGCTTTTGGCGGGCATTGAACACTAAGAAGGATTTAATTGAATTTGAAACCGAAGAATTGCCAGAAGTTTTGCAATAA
- a CDS encoding Rrf2 family transcriptional regulator: MKFSTKSEYGLRALISLAQHHKEQPYSLAKIAQGQKISLAYLERLFAKLKKANIIKSAKGIKGGYSLAKPANKISVKEILTALEGSLAPYLCAGFGNLCKLNCDCSVKIVWQKLESAMNKTLEEIKLSQLIK, from the coding sequence ATGAAGTTTAGCACTAAATCTGAATATGGGTTAAGGGCATTGATTTCCTTAGCCCAGCATCATAAAGAACAGCCTTATTCATTGGCTAAAATTGCCCAAGGACAAAAGATTTCTCTGGCATATTTGGAGCGCTTGTTTGCTAAGTTAAAAAAGGCTAACATTATTAAAAGCGCAAAGGGAATAAAAGGCGGTTATAGTTTAGCTAAGCCGGCGAACAAGATTTCAGTTAAAGAAATCCTGACTGCGCTTGAAGGCAGTCTGGCGCCTTACCTTTGTGCGGGGTTTGGCAATTTGTGCAAATTAAATTGTGATTGTTCGGTCAAAATTGTCTGGCAGAAATTGGAAAGTGCGATGAATAAGACGCTCGAAGAAATTAAATTATCGCAATTAATTAAATAA
- the murD gene encoding UDP-N-acetylmuramoyl-L-alanine--D-glutamate ligase: MFDFKNKKITVMGLGLHGGGLAITKFLAKQGAVLTVTDLKNQKQLKPSIEKLKAFRIKYVLGKHHLEDFRNADMIIQNPGVRRDSRFLAVARKQGIPIETDLSLFLKLCPSAEIIGITGTKGKSTTSSLAYQIIKAWKKDTILGGNIRISPLDYLPKIKKDTPVVLELSSWQLEGLEASKFSPRFSLITNVLIDHLNTYKNINDYAQAKSLIFKFQKPDDVLVLNKDNNRTRQMAKTAEEKVYFYSLQKLNKNENGSFLEKNWLIFQDKGNRQRIIRQNEIQVPGSHNLSNILGAITLVKNFGVPNPIIKKVIRQFKGIEGRLQLAREFKGIKYYNDTTATTPDAVIAALNSFEQKVVLLAGGTDKKLIFKDLARVVKEKVRALILFEGTATDKLVAELKKINFNQELVFVDSMPEAFKQAKYILREGDIFLLSPGAASFGLFINEFDRGDQFNKAVEKIK, translated from the coding sequence ATGTTTGATTTTAAAAATAAGAAGATCACGGTAATGGGTTTGGGTCTGCATGGCGGCGGTTTGGCCATTACAAAATTTTTAGCCAAACAGGGCGCTGTCCTGACTGTGACTGATTTAAAAAATCAAAAGCAGCTTAAACCTTCAATTGAAAAATTGAAGGCTTTTAGAATTAAATATGTCTTGGGCAAACATCATCTGGAAGATTTTAGAAATGCGGATATGATTATCCAGAATCCAGGCGTGCGCCGTGATTCAAGATTTTTAGCAGTCGCTAGAAAACAGGGAATACCAATAGAGACAGACTTGAGTCTTTTTTTGAAACTTTGCCCCTCGGCTGAAATCATTGGAATTACAGGCACAAAAGGCAAAAGTACCACAAGCAGTTTGGCCTATCAGATTATTAAAGCCTGGAAAAAAGACACAATTTTGGGAGGGAATATCAGGATTTCACCCTTGGACTATTTGCCAAAAATAAAAAAAGATACGCCTGTTGTTTTGGAATTATCTTCCTGGCAACTGGAAGGTTTAGAAGCCAGTAAATTTAGCCCGCGTTTTTCATTAATTACAAACGTTTTAATAGATCATTTGAATACTTATAAAAATATAAATGATTATGCCCAGGCCAAATCTTTGATTTTTAAATTTCAAAAACCAGATGATGTTTTAGTATTAAATAAAGATAATAATCGGACGCGCCAAATGGCAAAAACTGCTGAAGAAAAAGTTTATTTTTATAGCCTGCAAAAATTGAATAAAAATGAAAACGGTTCTTTTTTGGAAAAAAATTGGCTAATTTTTCAGGATAAAGGTAATAGGCAAAGGATTATCCGTCAGAATGAAATTCAGGTGCCAGGCAGCCATAATTTATCTAATATATTAGGAGCCATAACTTTGGTTAAAAATTTTGGCGTGCCAAACCCCATAATTAAAAAAGTTATCCGGCAATTTAAAGGAATTGAAGGCCGGTTGCAATTAGCCAGAGAATTTAAAGGAATAAAATATTATAATGATACAACCGCCACTACTCCAGATGCGGTTATCGCTGCCTTGAATTCATTTGAACAAAAGGTTGTCCTCTTGGCTGGCGGAACTGATAAGAAATTAATTTTTAAGGATCTGGCCAGAGTCGTAAAAGAAAAAGTAAGAGCCTTGATTTTGTTTGAAGGCACAGCTACTGACAAATTAGTTGCAGAATTGAAAAAGATAAATTTTAATCAGGAATTAGTTTTTGTGGATTCAATGCCTGAAGCATTTAAGCAAGCCAAATATATTTTAAGAGAAGGCGATATCTTTCTATTATCGCCGGGGGCAGCCAGTTTTGGCTTATTTATCAATGAATTTGACCGCGGCGACCAATTTAATAAAGCAGTGGAAAAAATCAAATGA
- a CDS encoding Maf family protein — protein MKKIILASGSPRRRELLKQIGVKFKVVPSNYEEDMSLKMSPKKLAEFLSLNKALDVVKRIKGNGIVIAADTFIVYKNHRLGKPHTKAQAFKMLNKLNGKTHSVITGFTIVDLKNKKKVTKSVVTKIYFRKLSSQQIYNYINTGEPLDKAGAYAIQGKGASLIKKIEGDYFNVVGLPLGAVLDEFKKFNINVL, from the coding sequence ATGAAAAAAATAATTTTAGCTTCTGGTTCGCCGCGTCGGCGTGAGCTATTAAAACAAATCGGTGTAAAGTTTAAAGTTGTGCCCAGTAATTATGAGGAAGATATGAGTTTGAAAATGTCACCAAAGAAATTGGCTGAATTTCTATCTTTAAATAAGGCTTTGGATGTAGTTAAAAGAATAAAAGGTAATGGAATAGTTATTGCGGCTGATACCTTTATAGTTTATAAAAATCATCGTTTGGGAAAGCCGCACACTAAAGCTCAAGCTTTTAAAATGTTAAATAAGTTAAATGGCAAAACTCATTCTGTTATCACAGGTTTTACCATTGTAGATTTGAAAAATAAAAAGAAAGTTACTAAATCAGTTGTCACAAAAATTTATTTTAGAAAATTAAGTTCTCAACAAATTTATAATTATATTAATACAGGCGAACCTCTAGATAAAGCCGGAGCTTATGCGATTCAGGGCAAGGGCGCCAGTTTAATTAAAAAAATTGAAGGAGATTATTTTAATGTTGTGGGGCTTCCTTTGGGAGCAGTTTTAGATGAATTTAAAAAATTTAATATTAATGTTTTATAA
- a CDS encoding DUF350 domain-containing protein produces the protein MHLVLFDYVLILGWVLALAVVLAGGTAILAWLLNFFSGEINVWKEIRRKNLAMAIVFGSIVLTLGLIVALINK, from the coding sequence ATGCATCTAGTTTTATTTGACTATGTCTTAATTTTAGGCTGGGTTTTAGCTTTGGCAGTCGTGCTAGCCGGCGGAACTGCGATTTTAGCCTGGCTATTAAATTTTTTCAGCGGAGAAATAAATGTGTGGAAGGAAATTAGAAGAAAAAATCTGGCCATGGCCATTGTTTTTGGCTCAATTGTTTTAACTCTTGGCCTGATTGTCGCCTTGATAAATAAATAA
- a CDS encoding Gmad2 immunoglobulin-like domain-containing protein, which produces MRRSNLYKFSILLNIILILFLIGYFLVPFANVGILAKTFSPLCYLIDTIQGDNYLPPWCEDVLIPPVPAQNTNNNANANVNANTNVANTNTAIANPAAVKCVTDGGTTEAYATAGGEAAICIFKDNSICEEWAYFRGECKVGQCQKVCQKAGTADEGWYNSCSNELLKLEKCSSVQPAPAVTAQNIEVTNPLVNQQLVSPFKVEGRARVFENQVNVRVKGKDGKVLIQEATIVKSPEVGQWGDFSLDISYDFTLTKEGFVEVYSTSAKDGSEENLVSIPVKF; this is translated from the coding sequence ATGCGCAGATCAAATTTGTATAAATTTTCCATATTATTAAACATTATTCTGATCCTATTTTTGATCGGGTATTTTTTGGTGCCATTTGCCAATGTCGGGATTTTGGCTAAAACTTTTTCTCCACTTTGCTATTTAATTGATACTATTCAAGGCGATAATTATCTGCCTCCCTGGTGTGAGGATGTTTTAATTCCTCCAGTACCAGCGCAAAATACAAATAATAATGCGAATGCAAACGTAAATGCAAATACCAATGTTGCGAATACTAATACTGCCATAGCTAATCCAGCAGCAGTAAAGTGCGTTACAGATGGCGGTACGACTGAAGCCTATGCAACTGCAGGTGGGGAAGCAGCAATCTGTATTTTTAAAGACAATAGCATCTGTGAGGAATGGGCTTATTTTCGCGGAGAGTGCAAGGTCGGCCAATGCCAAAAGGTCTGCCAGAAGGCAGGCACAGCTGATGAAGGCTGGTATAATTCCTGTTCTAATGAACTTCTGAAATTAGAAAAATGTTCTTCAGTTCAGCCCGCGCCGGCAGTCACTGCTCAAAATATTGAAGTCACAAATCCCCTTGTTAATCAACAGCTTGTTTCGCCATTTAAGGTTGAAGGCCGTGCCAGAGTTTTTGAAAACCAGGTTAATGTCAGAGTCAAAGGCAAGGACGGCAAGGTCTTAATCCAAGAGGCAACAATTGTAAAATCACCAGAAGTCGGCCAGTGGGGAGATTTTAGCCTGGATATAAGTTATGACTTTACTTTAACCAAAGAAGGTTTTGTAGAAGTATATTCAACCAGCGCAAAAGATGGCAGTGAAGAAAATTTAGTCAGCATTCCTGTTAAATTTTAA
- the mraY gene encoding phospho-N-acetylmuramoyl-pentapeptide-transferase, which produces MDTFIIIKIFFLTALAFIITILWTPALTYFLYKFKLGKKIRTADNAPIMAGLHEHKAGTPTMGGVLIWGTTLVLALFFYFLSQWSGLEIFSQLNFLTRSQTLLPLGALVASALVGLLDDVLNIRGIGPNGGGLKIRYKLLIYSAIALIGALWFYFKLDWDLMRIPFVGDFQIGWWYIPIFVFIIVGAANAVNITDGLDGLAGGLLASAFGAFAIIAFTQGRYDLATFCGVIVGALLAFLWFNINPARFFMGDTGSMSLGVTLGIVAMLTNSALILPIIGFLFVLEALSVLIQITSKKLFKRKVFLSAPLHHHLEAQGWPECKIVMRFWLIATVMAVIGVIMVLMDKIY; this is translated from the coding sequence ATGGACACATTTATTATTATCAAAATTTTCTTTTTAACTGCTTTGGCTTTTATAATTACAATTTTGTGGACACCGGCTCTGACTTATTTTTTATACAAATTTAAATTAGGCAAAAAAATTCGCACGGCTGATAATGCCCCGATTATGGCCGGATTGCATGAACACAAAGCAGGTACGCCGACAATGGGCGGAGTTCTAATCTGGGGCACTACTTTAGTTTTGGCATTATTTTTTTATTTTCTGTCTCAATGGAGCGGCTTGGAAATTTTTTCCCAGCTGAATTTTTTAACTCGTTCCCAAACTCTTCTGCCTTTGGGCGCTTTGGTAGCTTCGGCTCTCGTTGGTTTGCTTGATGATGTATTAAATATTCGGGGCATAGGCCCAAATGGCGGGGGATTAAAAATTCGTTATAAGCTGCTGATATATTCTGCGATTGCACTAATCGGCGCTTTGTGGTTTTATTTTAAATTAGACTGGGATTTAATGCGCATACCATTTGTCGGCGATTTTCAGATCGGCTGGTGGTATATCCCAATTTTTGTATTTATAATTGTTGGCGCGGCTAATGCGGTAAATATTACCGACGGCTTAGACGGCTTGGCCGGCGGACTTTTGGCTTCAGCTTTCGGCGCATTTGCAATTATTGCATTTACTCAAGGCAGATATGATCTGGCAACTTTTTGCGGAGTGATTGTTGGCGCACTTTTGGCCTTTCTGTGGTTTAATATCAATCCGGCGCGATTTTTTATGGGGGATACTGGCTCAATGAGTTTGGGCGTGACTTTGGGTATTGTCGCCATGCTGACTAATTCTGCCTTAATTTTGCCAATCATTGGCTTTTTATTTGTCCTGGAAGCTTTGTCTGTGTTAATTCAGATAACTTCCAAAAAGTTATTTAAAAGAAAAGTTTTTTTATCAGCGCCTTTGCATCATCATCTTGAAGCGCAAGGCTGGCCAGAGTGTAAAATTGTAATGAGGTTTTGGCTGATTGCGACAGTGATGGCGGTAATTGGGGTGATAATGGTTTTGATGGATAAGATATATTAA
- the ftsW gene encoding putative lipid II flippase FtsW — MRFIAKTWHRADYRFIITLAVIIIFGLIMLSSASVSLAYEKFNNSYHYLQHQIIFGLIPGVILFFIFSLIDYRTWKKMAFWFLVSSVVLLVAVFVPGIGADYGNAKSWLDILGFSFQPSELVKLTFLIYLSAWLENRGQKKASDFTEGLKPFLSVLSLITLLLLLQPDLGTMTIILLVSLVVYYIGGAKISHLLGIGLASLLGLFVLIKIAPYRTARLMTFLHPELDPQGIGYHINQAFLAIGSGGFWGRGFGMSRQKFQYLPEVAGDSIFAIIAEELGFIVSALLILGLLYLVYRGFKIAQNAPDNFAKLLVVGVMAWIIVQTFVNIGAMVGLLPLTGVPLPFVSYGGTSMTVLLAACGIVVNISRQTRE, encoded by the coding sequence ATGAGATTTATAGCAAAAACCTGGCATCGGGCAGATTATCGTTTTATTATCACTCTGGCAGTGATTATAATTTTTGGTTTAATCATGCTGTCATCGGCCAGCGTTTCTTTGGCCTATGAAAAATTTAATAATAGCTATCATTATCTGCAGCATCAGATTATTTTTGGCTTAATTCCCGGCGTAATTTTGTTTTTTATATTTTCACTGATTGATTATCGGACGTGGAAAAAAATGGCTTTTTGGTTTTTAGTCAGCTCTGTAGTTCTCTTAGTTGCGGTGTTTGTCCCGGGTATTGGCGCTGACTATGGCAATGCGAAAAGTTGGCTGGACATCTTGGGTTTTTCTTTTCAGCCTTCAGAATTAGTAAAATTAACTTTTTTAATTTATCTCTCAGCCTGGCTGGAAAACAGGGGTCAAAAAAAAGCTAGTGATTTTACCGAGGGGTTAAAGCCCTTTTTATCGGTATTAAGTTTAATTACGCTATTATTGCTTCTCCAGCCGGATTTGGGGACAATGACAATAATCCTTTTAGTGTCCCTGGTTGTTTATTATATTGGCGGCGCGAAAATTTCGCATCTTTTAGGAATTGGCCTGGCCTCTTTGCTCGGCCTTTTTGTTTTAATAAAAATCGCGCCTTATCGCACTGCGCGTTTAATGACCTTTTTACACCCGGAACTTGATCCGCAAGGCATTGGCTATCATATTAATCAAGCTTTTTTAGCCATTGGTTCTGGCGGTTTTTGGGGCAGGGGCTTTGGCATGTCGCGCCAGAAATTCCAATATCTGCCTGAGGTAGCAGGTGATTCTATCTTTGCGATCATTGCCGAAGAATTAGGCTTTATTGTGTCCGCTTTATTAATTTTAGGCCTTCTCTATCTGGTTTATCGCGGCTTTAAAATCGCCCAAAATGCGCCTGATAATTTCGCTAAGCTTCTGGTCGTTGGCGTCATGGCCTGGATTATTGTGCAAACTTTTGTTAATATTGGAGCCATGGTCGGCTTATTGCCGTTAACTGGCGTGCCCTTGCCATTTGTAAGTTATGGCGGCACTTCTATGACAGTATTATTGGCAGCTTGCGGTATAGTGGTAAATATTTCCAGGCAGACAAGGGAATAA